The genome window GACGGCAAACGCGGCAGCACGTTTTTTGCTGCTCCCCGCCCATATTTCCCAGCGGAGCTCCCCGGGGCGGAGGGACCCCGGACCACGGCTCCGCTCGGGGTGGGCGCTGCCGAAGGGCGCGGGGATGCGGCGAAAGGCGGCCCCGGCACTGTGCTCTCCGCCCCGCGGGGATGCGCGCAGCGGCGCGGGGGAGGGATCGCGCCTTGCTCCCCCCAGAGctgcggccccggcccggccccgccgcccgcctccctccctgccccgcTGTCAGAGCCGGCCGCCCGCGGGGCAGCGGGGCACGGCGGGTGTGCGGCGTCTCCCTGCGGTGGCTGCTTTGGTACCGAGGGCGGCGGCTGCGCCCCATGCGGGGTCCGTccgtctgtccatccatccatccatccatccgtccATCCCTGCGTGGGCGGCGgctcgtgtgtgtgtgtgactgacAGTGCGGCGCGCACAGCGCGGGGCAGCCGCCCCTCGCAGCCTGCCGGGGCCACGGCGGCGCGCCGCGGCTGCGGCAGCCCCTTCTCCGTCCCCCGGAGCCCTCCCCAGTGGGGGCGACCTCAGCGGCCTCGCtgctcgtcctcctcctccctcctggcGGGTAGGTTACGTTACCTGGTCTCTAGCTCGGGCTGGATCTAATctcgcggccgccgccggctcctCTCCCTGCCGCGTGTGCGAGTGGgggaattaatttatttattttccatgagGTGCCCTCGGCAGCGGGAGAGCCCGGGCCGGGCGGCAGGGAGGGAggcctgggtgctgctgtggggccGACGGGGCGCCCCTGTCCCGGGAGTGCTGCCGGGGAGCGGCCGAGACGCTTCAGCACCGGCGCGGGGGGGCGGGGGCTGCGGAGGAGACGCCTCTCGGGCTGCCCAACCCGGCtccgcggggccggcgggggcgcGGCGCCCGGCCCGTGGAGAAGGGGATGGAGCCAGCGCCAGCGGGAGGTGGGGTGGGACGAGACGGGACGGGATGTACCGCGCTGTAGCGCGCTGGTGCGGCcgggcgggcagggccgggccccCGCGCCACC of Pseudopipra pipra isolate bDixPip1 chromosome 5, bDixPip1.hap1, whole genome shotgun sequence contains these proteins:
- the LOC135415245 gene encoding uncharacterized protein LOC135415245 encodes the protein MAPESPAICKCYSVLFCYPIHLTGKAVKNLCQFCDPAGLQPAVFRDNNARVVGLRAAQSRETSSAVAWSNSSSIQIHLLQGHLDHRASCRPVSDDGKRGSTFFAAPRPYFPAELPGAEGPRTTAPLGVGAAEGRGDAAKGGPGTVLSAPRGCAQRRGGGIAPCSPQSCGPGPAPPPASLPAPLSEPAARGAAGHGGCAASPCGGCFGTEGGGCAPCGVRPSVHPSIHPSVHPCVGGGSCVCVTDSAARTARGSRPSQPAGATAARRGCGSPFSVPRSPPQWGRPQRPRCSSSSSLLAGQVFQIQERILCHVFVKQPGLYSLWADSGTVVIRSTHGDREHSTL